In Paenibacillus algicola, a genomic segment contains:
- a CDS encoding DEAD/DEAH box helicase codes for MSSQGHLFYRLAPFIREYMYRKRWDTLREAQVEACRVLLDTSHHLLIASGTASGKTEAAFFPALTGLYEAPSSSVGILYIGPLKALINDQFERIQELLREGEVPVWHWHGDVSQEEKTKLMQNPSGVLQITPESLEGLLMNRPNAIPALFHDLRYVIIDEVHAFMGADRGIQVLSQLTRIERMAACTPRRIGLSATLKDYDTAAGWLAAGTKELAEVVSPPGSRRLRISVEHFSFPDARDEKKAEQREHAEKAYYDYMYDTTRRHKALIFTNSRSDAELTTLEMRRVAAKRQEPDVFHVHHGSISSMLREEAEAALRSGPGPAVAAATLTLELGIDLGELERVVQLGAPYSCSSFVQRLGRSGRRGQASEMLFLCPEEEDETAQLPARMPWMLLRAIAVIELYVRERWVEPLTLRQKPVGLLYHQTMSILKSMGEAEPAELAKAVLTLPAFRGFTAAEYRDFLNYLLQTDHIQRTDEGPLIIGLTGERIVNHFRFYAVFKDDEEHVVYNGSEEIGSITTVPPPGYCFSLAGKLWKVEEVDPRHKALYVKSSKGKVDTLWLGAGGDIHTRVVRKMRQVLDDSTLYPYLAPGAVQRLERARRLARESGLLNSTVIPAGGDSMFVLPWAGSKPFRTLERLLKHNLAGAHSLRSIVPMEPYYMVVAGKTTPEQLMDAIAGELDECLVAGPESLLDPKEAPYLGKYDEFVKPELLRTAFAVDGLDLEGLSDALRGLKDH; via the coding sequence ATGAGCAGCCAGGGTCATCTGTTCTACAGGCTGGCTCCCTTCATCCGCGAATACATGTACCGCAAACGCTGGGACACCCTGCGCGAAGCACAGGTGGAGGCCTGCCGGGTGCTGCTGGACACCTCTCATCATCTTCTAATCGCATCGGGGACGGCGTCGGGGAAGACGGAGGCGGCTTTTTTTCCGGCACTGACAGGACTGTATGAAGCCCCCTCGTCCTCGGTTGGCATTCTGTACATTGGTCCGCTGAAGGCACTTATCAATGACCAGTTTGAGCGGATTCAGGAGCTGCTTCGGGAGGGAGAGGTGCCGGTATGGCACTGGCATGGGGATGTGTCGCAGGAGGAGAAGACCAAGCTGATGCAAAATCCTTCCGGCGTGCTGCAGATTACACCGGAATCGCTGGAAGGACTGCTTATGAATCGCCCGAATGCCATTCCGGCGCTGTTTCACGACCTGCGGTATGTCATTATTGACGAAGTGCACGCCTTTATGGGGGCAGACCGGGGGATTCAGGTGCTGAGCCAGCTGACCCGAATCGAGCGGATGGCAGCCTGCACGCCGCGCCGTATCGGGCTGTCTGCCACCCTCAAGGATTATGACACGGCGGCCGGCTGGCTTGCTGCCGGCACGAAGGAACTGGCGGAGGTGGTGTCCCCGCCAGGATCACGCCGCTTGCGGATCAGCGTCGAGCATTTTTCATTTCCGGATGCACGGGATGAGAAGAAGGCGGAGCAGCGGGAGCACGCAGAGAAAGCATATTATGATTATATGTATGACACGACCCGCCGTCATAAAGCGCTCATCTTTACGAACAGCCGCTCCGATGCCGAGCTGACGACACTGGAAATGCGGCGGGTGGCTGCGAAGCGTCAGGAGCCGGATGTATTTCATGTTCATCACGGCAGCATTTCCTCGATGCTGCGGGAGGAAGCCGAGGCGGCGCTGCGCAGCGGCCCCGGTCCTGCTGTAGCCGCCGCCACGCTGACGCTGGAGCTGGGCATTGACCTGGGCGAGCTGGAGCGGGTCGTGCAGCTCGGTGCCCCGTACAGCTGCTCCAGCTTTGTGCAGCGGCTGGGGCGCTCCGGCAGACGTGGACAGGCATCGGAGATGCTGTTTCTATGTCCGGAGGAAGAGGATGAAACTGCACAGCTCCCGGCGCGCATGCCCTGGATGCTGCTGCGCGCGATCGCGGTCATTGAGCTGTATGTTCGCGAGAGGTGGGTGGAGCCGCTGACACTGCGGCAGAAGCCGGTCGGGCTCTTGTATCATCAGACGATGAGCATTCTGAAAAGCATGGGGGAAGCCGAGCCGGCCGAGCTGGCGAAGGCGGTGCTGACGCTGCCTGCTTTTCGCGGCTTCACGGCGGCAGAGTACAGGGATTTTCTGAATTATCTGCTGCAGACAGACCATATCCAGCGCACCGATGAAGGGCCGCTCATTATCGGCCTGACGGGAGAGCGCATCGTGAACCATTTCCGCTTCTACGCGGTGTTCAAAGACGATGAAGAGCATGTCGTGTATAACGGGTCGGAGGAGATCGGCTCCATCACGACCGTGCCGCCGCCAGGCTACTGCTTCTCGCTGGCCGGCAAGCTGTGGAAGGTGGAGGAGGTCGATCCCCGGCATAAGGCGCTGTACGTCAAATCGTCCAAGGGCAAGGTCGACACCCTTTGGCTTGGTGCAGGCGGAGACATCCATACCAGGGTCGTCCGCAAAATGCGCCAGGTTCTCGATGACAGCACGCTGTATCCTTATCTGGCGCCTGGTGCGGTGCAGCGGCTGGAGCGGGCCCGGCGTCTCGCCCGGGAGAGCGGGCTGCTGAACAGCACCGTCATACCTGCGGGGGGAGACTCCATGTTTGTCCTTCCCTGGGCGGGCAGCAAGCCATTCCGTACGCTGGAGCGGCTGCTGAAGCACAATCTTGCTGGCGCCCACTCCCTGCGGTCCATCGTACCCATGGAGCCGTATTATATGGTGGTCGCGGGCAAGACGACCCCGGAGCAGCTGATGGATGCCATCGCTGGAGAGCTGGACGAATGCCTTGTCGCCGGGCCCGAGTCGCTGCTTGATCCGAAAGAGGCGCCATATTTGGGCAAATACGATGAATTCGTCAAGCCGGAGCTGCTGCGCACGGCATTTGCCGTAGACGGCCTGGATCTTGAAGGGCTGAGTGATGCGCTGCGAGGCTTGAAGGATCATTAA
- a CDS encoding integrase core domain-containing protein, whose protein sequence is MSHSAPITRPSTLSPTEFGMVHERIPPKTLNKNAHIESYHAIIELECYRRNEFDTYPQAYEMVSQFIQDYNQIRLHGSIYDFSPSI, encoded by the coding sequence ATGTCCCACAGTGCGCCTATTACCCGTCCTTCTACACTATCCCCTACGGAGTTTGGTATGGTCCACGAGCGTATTCCACCTAAAACGCTGAACAAAAATGCTCACATCGAGTCCTATCATGCCATCATCGAACTAGAATGCTATCGTCGCAATGAATTCGATACCTATCCGCAGGCTTATGAAATGGTTAGTCAGTTTATTCAAGATTACAACCAAATTCGTCTACATGGTAGCATCTACGACTTCTCTCCCTCCATATGA
- a CDS encoding ImmA/IrrE family metallo-endopeptidase — MLTKEDLYTIEELAKEKRRVLELGMGPLGDNLFKVIRTLGIQLIQIPFLNEGEESDNPLAALYLSSKEEDGYSICYIGLNTTDYWDKQIFALAHELYHHFESSDPFVLCRGLDHSSDIRELKANRFAAEFLLPTEKLVHEVKEKNKGNQDLKGWPTNALLRLIAEIHCDYRLPFKAIVRRLQEVGAISKTVLENLLKIDARDHEGIYYTLGSNINLKAFQQLNTRTNLFGAEGENLGKLIENYEEGKVSLSELSDDLNLFGKSLDDYKLMEEADFDDDLALLFKEEED, encoded by the coding sequence GTGTTAACAAAAGAAGATCTTTATACCATTGAAGAGCTTGCTAAAGAAAAACGTAGAGTCCTGGAGCTCGGTATGGGGCCGTTAGGAGATAACCTTTTCAAAGTTATACGAACATTGGGCATTCAGCTGATCCAGATTCCGTTTTTGAATGAAGGAGAAGAATCTGATAACCCTCTTGCAGCTCTGTATCTCTCTTCCAAAGAAGAGGATGGATACTCGATTTGTTATATCGGTTTGAATACAACAGATTATTGGGATAAACAAATTTTTGCACTAGCTCATGAATTATATCACCATTTCGAATCTTCAGACCCTTTTGTTTTATGTAGAGGCCTTGATCATTCAAGTGATATCAGGGAATTAAAGGCAAACCGATTTGCTGCTGAATTTCTCCTTCCTACAGAAAAACTTGTACATGAGGTTAAGGAAAAGAACAAAGGCAATCAAGATTTAAAAGGTTGGCCTACAAATGCATTGCTGCGCCTAATTGCGGAGATACATTGTGATTACCGGTTACCTTTTAAAGCAATCGTTCGTCGTTTACAAGAAGTTGGGGCAATCTCGAAAACTGTACTTGAGAACCTCTTAAAAATTGATGCAAGAGATCACGAAGGCATTTATTATACTCTTGGCTCAAATATAAACTTAAAAGCTTTCCAACAACTAAATACCAGAACCAATCTATTTGGAGCTGAGGGAGAGAATTTAGGAAAGCTTATTGAGAATTATGAAGAAGGAAAAGTATCACTCAGTGAACTTTCAGACGATTTAAATTTATTTGGAAAGTCCTTGGATGACTATAAGTTAATGGAAGAAGCCGACTTCGATGATGATCTGGCCCTCCTATTTAAGGAGGAGGAGGATTGA
- a CDS encoding helix-turn-helix domain-containing protein: MSISLTKLSEVVHHKRKNVRKITLEELSGETNINKDTLSRIENGRFYPSIEQLNILMEALRFSLKDIEENPDEKKVFLAMMGSATTEIERVNFDKMISMMLCLRKHDRLRKRQREEMTSC, encoded by the coding sequence ATGAGCATCTCACTCACAAAACTTTCCGAAGTTGTACATCATAAACGTAAAAATGTACGAAAAATTACGTTAGAGGAATTGAGCGGGGAGACCAATATAAACAAAGATACATTAAGCCGTATAGAGAATGGCCGTTTTTATCCAAGTATTGAACAATTGAATATTCTTATGGAGGCCCTACGTTTTTCTTTAAAAGATATTGAGGAAAATCCGGATGAGAAGAAGGTATTTCTTGCGATGATGGGCAGCGCAACAACTGAAATTGAACGTGTAAACTTCGATAAAATGATTTCTATGATGCTTTGCCTCAGAAAACATGATCGTTTGAGAAAGAGACAGAGAGAGGAAATGACTTCGTGTTAA
- a CDS encoding acyl-CoA dehydrogenase family protein — MSLLREQYIRNDVERERLKKVRELAMRFAKRAPKHDEEGSFPFDNFEDLRQGGYNGLTVPKSHGGEEISLYELVQVQECLGWGDGSTALGFGWHLGQLLHLRTSGKWPEPLFEELCRDVIQEGSLLNVFGSEAGTGSPSRGGKPATTAERITGGYRVNGRKTFSTLSPILDRFVVTATVTPEDTVSEFLVKRSEAVKVIETWNTMGMRSTGSHDVVLEEVFVPEEARIVTGSGTDDGSGWLLHIPACYAGIAMAARDFAVEFAGTYSPNSLPGPIGEVPTVRQLIGQMEAELRTARSVLYEAAAVWDRQPKLRPGLRPQLGLAKHVVTNRALQVVDLAMRIVGGTSLSKALPLERYARDIRAGLFNPPMDNMLLDQLAKEALGEFGRSSAL; from the coding sequence ATGAGCTTGTTACGAGAGCAATATATCCGGAATGATGTTGAACGAGAGCGCCTCAAGAAGGTGCGGGAGCTGGCCATGCGGTTTGCGAAGCGGGCTCCGAAGCATGATGAGGAGGGCTCTTTTCCATTTGATAACTTTGAAGATCTCCGCCAAGGCGGCTACAACGGGCTAACTGTGCCTAAGTCACACGGCGGAGAAGAAATTTCATTATATGAGCTGGTGCAGGTTCAAGAGTGCCTTGGCTGGGGCGACGGCTCCACGGCGCTCGGCTTTGGCTGGCATCTGGGCCAGCTTCTGCATCTGCGCACGAGCGGTAAATGGCCGGAGCCTCTGTTTGAAGAGCTGTGCCGGGATGTCATTCAAGAGGGCTCCCTCCTGAATGTGTTCGGCAGTGAAGCCGGCACGGGCAGCCCAAGCCGAGGCGGCAAGCCTGCCACCACTGCAGAACGTATCACAGGAGGCTATAGAGTCAACGGCCGCAAGACCTTCAGCACTCTTTCACCTATACTGGACCGTTTTGTCGTCACTGCGACGGTCACCCCGGAGGACACCGTGAGTGAATTTCTGGTGAAACGCTCCGAGGCCGTGAAGGTCATTGAAACCTGGAATACGATGGGGATGCGCTCGACCGGCAGTCATGATGTGGTGCTAGAAGAGGTTTTTGTTCCTGAGGAAGCACGCATCGTAACCGGAAGCGGCACCGATGACGGCAGCGGGTGGCTACTCCATATTCCGGCCTGTTATGCCGGAATCGCGATGGCTGCAAGAGACTTTGCCGTGGAATTCGCAGGCACCTACTCCCCGAACAGCCTTCCCGGACCGATCGGAGAGGTGCCGACGGTACGGCAGCTCATCGGGCAGATGGAGGCCGAGCTGCGCACTGCGCGGTCTGTGCTTTATGAAGCGGCGGCTGTCTGGGACAGACAGCCCAAGCTGCGGCCCGGCCTGCGCCCGCAGCTTGGGCTGGCCAAGCATGTCGTCACGAACCGCGCGCTTCAGGTCGTAGACCTCGCCATGCGGATTGTCGGCGGAACCAGCCTCTCCAAGGCTTTGCCGCTGGAGCGTTACGCCCGGGACATCCGGGCGGGCCTGTTCAATCCGCCTATGGATAATATGCTGCTGGACCAGCTCGCTAAAGAAGCGCTGGGAGAGTTTGGCCGCAGCAGCGCACTATAA
- a CDS encoding MFS transporter — translation MNSSSNPAALPASKAGTPSSRWALFALAVSAFGIGTTEFVPVGLLSSIADDMSIRITLAGLLISIYAVGVAAGAPVLTALTNRMSRKSLLLSLMVLFIVGNTAAALSQSFALLLTARVVTAFAHGVFFSIGSTIAVQLVPAEKKASAIALMFTGLTVATVTGVPLGTYIGQGFGWRATFAGVAGLGVIALLALSVLIPKNLKQPPPAKFQDMLRLLTHPSILTGLGMTALGYGGTFVAFTYLTPMLQDVVGLKPSAVGIVLLIYGLAVAAGNEIGGRWANRNPVSALRYMFIIQAAVLILMSLVIPFRVAGLAAVILMGLFAFMNVPGLQLYTVQMAEKYVPSAVDVASALNIAAFNVGIALGATIGGIAVDTIGIRHTPWIGSLMVLAAAALAIHATRQSAKR, via the coding sequence ATGAACTCTAGTAGTAACCCTGCAGCCCTGCCTGCTTCAAAAGCCGGGACCCCCTCATCCCGTTGGGCGCTGTTCGCGCTCGCCGTCAGTGCATTCGGCATTGGAACGACCGAATTTGTGCCGGTGGGACTGTTATCTTCCATCGCAGACGATATGAGCATCCGGATCACCTTGGCCGGCCTGCTCATCTCCATCTATGCGGTCGGTGTCGCTGCCGGTGCACCCGTGCTGACGGCATTGACGAACCGGATGAGCCGCAAAAGCCTGCTGCTCTCCCTGATGGTGCTGTTCATTGTAGGCAACACCGCCGCTGCCTTGTCGCAAAGCTTTGCGCTTCTGCTTACAGCCAGAGTCGTTACAGCATTTGCACACGGCGTATTCTTCTCGATCGGCTCAACCATCGCGGTCCAGCTCGTTCCTGCGGAGAAAAAAGCCAGCGCCATCGCTCTCATGTTCACAGGTCTGACCGTCGCCACCGTGACCGGCGTGCCTCTGGGCACATATATTGGTCAGGGCTTTGGCTGGAGAGCTACTTTTGCCGGTGTAGCGGGACTTGGCGTTATCGCCCTCCTTGCGCTATCCGTGCTAATTCCAAAGAATTTGAAGCAGCCGCCTCCAGCCAAGTTCCAGGACATGCTTCGGCTGTTGACTCATCCCTCTATTCTGACCGGACTTGGCATGACAGCCCTTGGCTACGGAGGAACCTTTGTCGCTTTTACCTACCTGACTCCGATGCTGCAGGATGTCGTCGGACTCAAGCCCTCCGCCGTAGGTATTGTACTGCTTATTTATGGCCTTGCCGTTGCTGCCGGTAATGAGATCGGCGGACGATGGGCAAACCGGAATCCGGTGTCAGCCCTCCGTTACATGTTCATCATCCAGGCAGCTGTGCTCATTCTGATGTCTCTCGTTATCCCGTTCCGAGTCGCAGGACTGGCGGCAGTGATCCTGATGGGACTGTTCGCCTTCATGAACGTGCCGGGCCTGCAGCTGTACACGGTGCAAATGGCTGAGAAGTATGTGCCCTCGGCTGTTGACGTAGCCTCGGCGCTGAACATTGCCGCATTCAACGTCGGGATCGCTTTAGGCGCCACCATCGGGGGGATCGCCGTGGATACGATTGGCATCCGGCATACGCCTTGGATCGGCAGCCTGATGGTTCTTGCCGCCGCTGCCCTGGCGATTCATGCCACCCGGCAGTCTGCAAAAAGATAG
- a CDS encoding winged helix-turn-helix transcriptional regulator, whose protein sequence is MAYNIPVEATLEVIGGKWKVVILCHLDKGEKRTSELKRLMPGITQKMLTQQLRELEEAGLLKRQIFEQVPPKVVYSLTEYGWSMKPILDTMCAWGECHMKKTGQTLMTEGEPQTAGTSS, encoded by the coding sequence GTGGCCTATAATATACCGGTTGAAGCGACCCTGGAGGTCATCGGAGGAAAATGGAAGGTCGTTATTTTATGCCATCTGGATAAGGGGGAAAAGCGCACCAGTGAGCTGAAGCGCCTTATGCCCGGCATTACCCAGAAAATGCTGACCCAGCAGCTGCGAGAGCTGGAGGAGGCGGGGCTTTTGAAGCGGCAGATTTTTGAACAGGTGCCTCCCAAGGTGGTGTACTCCTTAACGGAGTACGGCTGGTCGATGAAGCCGATCCTGGATACGATGTGCGCCTGGGGAGAGTGCCATATGAAGAAGACGGGCCAGACCTTGATGACGGAGGGAGAGCCTCAGACTGCAGGAACTTCATCGTGA
- a CDS encoding flavin-containing monooxygenase, which yields MNTHVDIFIIGAGQAGLAAAYHLSKTTINFLLIGQESRIGDPWRQRYDSLITFTPRAYNALPGLLLEGNPDGCSSKDEIADSLEQYARHYGFPMQLGVKVQRLERTAAGFAVTTSQGEIQARQVIVATGPFQKPHLPPFAQQLSENIRQMHTSEYVNPSSLQQGNVLIVGAGNSGAQIAAELSLEREVHLSAGQRLKFMPLTFWGKSMFWWLNHSGVLRASADSPAGRWLRAKGDPIFGTEVKRALRSDAVTIKPRTVAAKQDVMLFEDGTQAVYPNIIWATGFRPDYGWIKVPGVLDGEGRPLHQRGVSSVQGLFFLGLPWQQRRDSALLGGVGRDAEYIVQWIRKSRRD from the coding sequence ATGAATACACATGTGGATATCTTTATTATAGGGGCAGGCCAGGCGGGATTAGCCGCCGCCTACCATCTGAGTAAGACAACGATAAATTTCCTGCTGATCGGGCAAGAATCACGCATTGGAGATCCCTGGAGACAGAGATATGACTCTCTGATCACCTTTACTCCCCGTGCCTACAATGCGCTGCCCGGTCTTTTGCTGGAGGGGAATCCGGACGGCTGCAGCAGCAAGGACGAGATTGCCGATAGCCTGGAGCAGTATGCTCGGCATTACGGCTTCCCGATGCAGCTGGGTGTTAAAGTTCAGAGACTGGAGCGGACAGCCGCTGGATTTGCAGTCACTACGAGTCAAGGTGAGATTCAAGCACGACAGGTCATTGTGGCGACAGGCCCTTTTCAAAAGCCGCACCTTCCTCCCTTTGCTCAGCAGCTATCCGAAAATATCCGCCAAATGCATACCTCGGAATACGTAAACCCCTCCTCCCTTCAGCAAGGCAACGTTCTGATCGTTGGGGCAGGCAATTCCGGTGCACAGATCGCCGCGGAGCTGTCTTTGGAGCGGGAGGTTCATCTCTCTGCAGGGCAGCGGCTGAAATTCATGCCGCTTACTTTTTGGGGTAAAAGCATGTTCTGGTGGTTGAATCACAGTGGCGTGCTTCGTGCCTCCGCTGACAGCCCGGCAGGCCGATGGCTTCGCGCTAAAGGCGATCCCATTTTTGGCACAGAGGTGAAGCGTGCGTTAAGGTCCGATGCCGTCACTATCAAGCCGAGGACCGTAGCAGCCAAACAAGATGTGATGCTCTTTGAGGATGGCACCCAAGCCGTGTATCCCAACATTATATGGGCTACCGGATTTCGGCCTGATTACGGCTGGATAAAGGTTCCCGGGGTGCTGGATGGCGAGGGCAGGCCCCTGCACCAGCGCGGGGTCTCTTCGGTCCAAGGCTTGTTCTTTCTGGGGCTGCCATGGCAGCAACGCAGAGATTCCGCACTCCTGGGAGGAGTGGGACGCGATGCAGAATACATTGTGCAATGGATCAGGAAAAGCCGCCGAGACTGA
- a CDS encoding cation diffusion facilitator family transporter, whose protein sequence is MSSHSHSHHGHNHDHTCHGHGHGHHGHHHGHHHGLDPQGNKKGLLLALGITFSIMLLEFFGGLLTNSLALLSDSGHMLSDTVSLLLSLVAVSFASRPSSPKRTFGFYRFEILAALLNGVTLFVVAGFIMWEAYGRFTEPPEVASGSMMLIASIGLAANVLSAWALMRKGDVKNNINLRSAYLHVLGDALGSVGAIAAGAVMLLFGWYIADPIISVVVALLILRGAWGVITHTVHILMEGTPAHVNAADVEDVLSRIPGVTEVHDLHIWSITSGLDSLSCHLVITDGQNSQIVLQAAITTIAERFGIDHTTIQIETPATRHAELKV, encoded by the coding sequence ATGAGCTCTCACTCTCATTCCCATCACGGGCATAATCACGATCATACGTGCCACGGTCATGGCCATGGCCATCATGGACACCACCACGGTCATCATCACGGGCTGGACCCCCAGGGCAATAAAAAGGGCCTGCTTCTCGCGTTAGGCATCACGTTCAGCATTATGCTGCTTGAGTTTTTTGGGGGGCTGCTGACGAACAGTCTGGCCCTGCTCTCGGACAGCGGCCATATGCTGAGTGATACGGTCTCGCTGCTGCTAAGCCTGGTTGCCGTCTCTTTTGCTTCCCGGCCATCCTCTCCGAAGCGGACGTTTGGCTTTTACCGGTTTGAGATTCTGGCAGCGCTGCTCAATGGGGTGACGCTGTTTGTTGTGGCCGGCTTCATTATGTGGGAAGCGTATGGACGTTTTACCGAGCCACCCGAAGTGGCCAGCGGCTCCATGATGCTGATTGCGTCCATCGGTCTCGCCGCTAATGTGCTGAGCGCCTGGGCACTGATGCGAAAAGGCGATGTCAAGAACAACATCAATTTGCGCAGTGCCTACCTGCATGTGCTGGGGGATGCTCTGGGCTCTGTAGGTGCCATTGCAGCAGGCGCGGTTATGCTGCTCTTCGGCTGGTATATCGCGGACCCCATCATCAGCGTAGTGGTAGCCCTCTTGATCTTGCGCGGCGCTTGGGGCGTAATTACGCATACCGTGCATATCCTGATGGAGGGGACGCCGGCTCATGTGAATGCCGCTGATGTTGAGGACGTTCTGAGCCGCATTCCTGGCGTTACAGAGGTGCATGATCTCCATATCTGGAGTATTACCTCGGGCCTGGATTCACTCAGCTGCCACCTGGTTATTACCGATGGACAGAATTCCCAGATTGTGCTGCAGGCTGCGATTACGACCATCGCTGAGCGATTCGGAATTGACCACACCACGATTCAGATTGAAACCCCGGCAACCCGGCATGCCGAGCTGAAGGTATAG
- a CDS encoding ArsR/SmtB family transcription factor — MEAHEHSFLQAQTVEDVSRIFKALSDPTRIKILYMLAQEECTVGHITEVLDISHSAVSHQLSLLRTMRLVKSRREGTSMIYSCDDNHVISLLNQAVCHAEQCQEAETL, encoded by the coding sequence ATGGAGGCTCATGAGCACTCTTTTTTACAAGCACAGACGGTTGAGGATGTATCCCGAATATTTAAAGCATTGTCAGACCCCACGCGCATCAAGATCCTATATATGCTCGCTCAGGAGGAGTGTACGGTGGGTCATATTACGGAGGTGCTGGATATTTCCCATTCAGCAGTATCGCACCAGTTAAGCCTGCTGCGGACGATGCGTCTGGTCAAAAGCCGGCGGGAGGGCACCAGCATGATCTACTCCTGCGATGATAATCACGTCATATCCTTACTTAATCAGGCGGTCTGTCACGCCGAGCAATGTCAGGAGGCTGAAACGCTATGA
- the secG gene encoding preprotein translocase subunit SecG: MVMFWEVLLVIFSIAMIVVVLLQKGKSAGLAGAISGGAEHLFGKTKARGMDLVLQRTTVVIAVGFIVTAVIVAMLK; this comes from the coding sequence ATGGTAATGTTTTGGGAGGTTCTGCTGGTTATTTTTTCGATCGCTATGATCGTGGTCGTTCTTCTTCAGAAGGGTAAAAGTGCGGGTCTTGCTGGTGCCATCTCCGGCGGTGCTGAACATCTTTTCGGGAAGACGAAGGCTCGCGGGATGGACCTGGTGCTGCAGCGCACCACCGTTGTCATCGCTGTAGGCTTTATTGTCACTGCTGTTATTGTCGCGATGCTGAAATAG